In Onychostoma macrolepis isolate SWU-2019 chromosome 04, ASM1243209v1, whole genome shotgun sequence, one DNA window encodes the following:
- the LOC131539538 gene encoding sialic acid-binding Ig-like lectin 13 isoform X1 yields MDTAETIILFCFLLNGVCCRDFSVSLPEKIEALSGSCVIIKCRFEIKKEYDKYLTERATGVWLKDGDHLNNQVFNSRDPKPNHFNGKITGQLHEKNCTTVFYNVNSKHSGKYFFRINSEVMKYTYKTNSSTIDVIESPPKPRVQLYVAQDQEEVLEGSSVSLRCSAETLCSSPPATLTWSSTPRIPLSESSRLQELISDLNFTATHREHGVTFTCTITYQLQDKNKTAQDSITVHVQYAPKISSSSSCNRTNVIVCFCEADGNPSPELEWHLSGRPVTNSSNTFISEERLSSTGLRSSITLHQSLTHTSTLQCVSNNTRGTARKLLQLPSSVERLNLFSVLIGVAVVTLVVVMLCAIIYTCVRLSTKLKAQNEAVDTYASLQLSAPASEYETLNIKRGHKHI; encoded by the exons ATGGACACTGCAGAGACAAtcattctcttctgttttcTGTTAAATG GTGTTTGCTGTAGAGATTTTAGTGTCAGTCTGCCAGAGAAGATTGAAGCTCTCAGTGGATCCTGTGTGATCATAAAGTGCAGATTTGAGATTAAGAAAGAATATGACAAATACCTCACTGAGAGAGCTACAGGAGTGTGGCTCAAAGATGGAGATCATTTGAATAACCAAGTGTTTAACTCCAGAGATCCCAAACCTAATCACTTTAATGGGAAGATAACTGGACAACTGCACGAGAAGAACTGCACCACTgtcttttataatgttaattcAAAGCACAGTGGTAAATATTTCTTCAGGATTAATAGTGAAGTTATGAAATACACCTACAAAACGAACAGCTCCACTATAGATGTCATTG AGTCTCCTCCCAAACCCAGAGTGCAGCTGTATGTGGCGCAGGATCAGGAGGAGGTGTTGGAGGGGAGCTCTGTGAGTCTGCGCTGCTCTGCTGAGACTCTCTGCTCCTCTCCTCCAGCAACTCTCACATGGAGCTCCACTCCCAGAATCCCCCTCAGTGAGAGCAGCAGACTACAGGAGCTCATCTCTGATCTGAACTTCACTGCTACTCACCGTGAGCATGGAGTCACTTTCACCTGCACTATAACCTACCAGCTACAGGACAAGAACAAAACAGCACAGGACAGCATCACAGTACATGTTCAGT ATGCACCTAAAATCTCTTCATCCTCCAGCTGTAACAGAACTAATGTaattgtgtgtttctgtgaggCTGATGGGAATCCCTCTCCTGAACTGGAGTGGCATCTGTCTGGACGTCCTGTCACTAACTCTTCAAACACGTTCATCAGTGAAGAGCGATTGAGCAGCACAGGCTTGAGGAGCTCCATCACTCTACAtcagtctctcacacacacatccactCTGCAGTGTGTCAGTAACAACACTCGAGGCACTGCAAGAAAACTGCTTCAGCTGCCTTCATCTGTTGAAC GTTTGAATCTTTTCTCTGTGCTGATTGGAGTTGCTGTCGTGACTTTGGTGGTCGTGATGTTGTGCGCcattatatatacatgtgtacG
- the LOC131539538 gene encoding sialic acid-binding Ig-like lectin 13 isoform X2 translates to MDTAETIILFCFLLNGVCCRDFSVSLPEKIEALSGSCVIIKCRFEIKKEYDKYLTERATGVWLKDGDHLNNQVFNSRDPKPNHFNGKITGQLHEKNCTTVFYNVNSKHSGKYFFRINSEVMKYTYKTNSSTIDVIESPPKPRVQLYVAQDQEEVLEGSSVSLRCSAETLCSSPPATLTWSSTPRIPLSESSRLQELISDLNFTATHREHGVTFTCTITYQLQDKNKTAQDSITVHVQYAPKISSSSSCNRTNVIVCFCEADGNPSPELEWHLSGRPVTNSSNTFISEERLSSTGLRSSITLHQSLTHTSTLQCVSNNTRGTARKLLQLPSSVERLNLFSVLIGVAVVTLVVVMLCAIIYTCLVH, encoded by the exons ATGGACACTGCAGAGACAAtcattctcttctgttttcTGTTAAATG GTGTTTGCTGTAGAGATTTTAGTGTCAGTCTGCCAGAGAAGATTGAAGCTCTCAGTGGATCCTGTGTGATCATAAAGTGCAGATTTGAGATTAAGAAAGAATATGACAAATACCTCACTGAGAGAGCTACAGGAGTGTGGCTCAAAGATGGAGATCATTTGAATAACCAAGTGTTTAACTCCAGAGATCCCAAACCTAATCACTTTAATGGGAAGATAACTGGACAACTGCACGAGAAGAACTGCACCACTgtcttttataatgttaattcAAAGCACAGTGGTAAATATTTCTTCAGGATTAATAGTGAAGTTATGAAATACACCTACAAAACGAACAGCTCCACTATAGATGTCATTG AGTCTCCTCCCAAACCCAGAGTGCAGCTGTATGTGGCGCAGGATCAGGAGGAGGTGTTGGAGGGGAGCTCTGTGAGTCTGCGCTGCTCTGCTGAGACTCTCTGCTCCTCTCCTCCAGCAACTCTCACATGGAGCTCCACTCCCAGAATCCCCCTCAGTGAGAGCAGCAGACTACAGGAGCTCATCTCTGATCTGAACTTCACTGCTACTCACCGTGAGCATGGAGTCACTTTCACCTGCACTATAACCTACCAGCTACAGGACAAGAACAAAACAGCACAGGACAGCATCACAGTACATGTTCAGT ATGCACCTAAAATCTCTTCATCCTCCAGCTGTAACAGAACTAATGTaattgtgtgtttctgtgaggCTGATGGGAATCCCTCTCCTGAACTGGAGTGGCATCTGTCTGGACGTCCTGTCACTAACTCTTCAAACACGTTCATCAGTGAAGAGCGATTGAGCAGCACAGGCTTGAGGAGCTCCATCACTCTACAtcagtctctcacacacacatccactCTGCAGTGTGTCAGTAACAACACTCGAGGCACTGCAAGAAAACTGCTTCAGCTGCCTTCATCTGTTGAAC GTTTGAATCTTTTCTCTGTGCTGATTGGAGTTGCTGTCGTGACTTTGGTGGTCGTGATGTTGTGCGCcattatatatacatgt
- the LOC131539536 gene encoding myelin-associated glycoprotein-like, whose protein sequence is MDTAETIILFCFLLKGVCCRDFSVSLPEKIEALSGSCVIIKCRFEIKKEYDTDLTERATGVWFKDETQVNSVVFNSSTSSQNSVIRGNITGKIKDKDCTTVFYDLRSSHRGRYYFRIEGEHGLKQTFKQDSVSIHVIESPPKPRVQLYVAQDQEEVLEGSSVSLRCSAETLCSSPPATLTWSSTPRIPLSESSRLQELISDLNFTATHREHGVTFTCTITYQLQDKNKTAQDSITVHVQYSPKNTAVSVAPSSSVLEGSSVTLICSSDANPAVNYTWSRESEGQLEQLQTGDTLTFNRTDPTHRSWYHCTAQNQHGAQNSSVKLDIQYAPKISSSSSCNRTNVTVCFCEADGNPSPELEWHLSGRPVTNSSNTFISEERLSSTGLRSSITLHQSLTHTSTLQCVSNNTRGTARKLLQLPSSVERLNLFSVLIGVAVVTLVVVMLCAIIYTCVRLSTKLKAQNEAVDTYASLQLSAPASEYETLNIKRGHKHI, encoded by the exons ATGGACACTGCAGAGACAAtcattctcttctgttttcTGTTAAAAG GTGTTTGCTGTAGAGATTTTAGTGTCAGTCTGCCAGAGAAGATTGAAGCTCTCAGTGGATCCTGTGTGATCATAAAGTGCAGATTTGAGATTAAGAAAGAATATGACACAGACCTCACTGAGAGAGCTACAGGAGTGTGGTTCAAAGATGAGACTCAAGTGAACAGCGTAGTGTTTAACTCAAGCACATCAAGCCAGAACTCCGTCATTAGAGGGAATATAACtggaaaaataaaagataaggACTGCACCACTGTCTTTTATGACCTCAGATCAAGTCACAGAGGTCGGTATTACTTCAGGATTGAGGGTGAACATGGACTGAAACAGACCTTTAAACAAGACAGTGTTTCAATACATGTGATTG AGTCTCCTCCCAAACCCAGAGTGCAGCTGTATGTGGCGCAGGATCAGGAGGAGGTGTTGGAGGGGAGCTCTGTGAGTCTGCGCTGCTCTGCTGAGACTCTCTGCTCCTCTCCTCCAGCAACTCTCACATGGAGCTCCACTCCCAGAATCCCCCTCAGTGAGAGCAGCAGACTACAGGAGCTCATCTCTGATCTGAACTTCACTGCTACTCACCGTGAGCATGGAGTCACTTTCACCTGCACTATAACCTACCAGCTACAGGACAAGAACAAAACAGCACAGGACAGCATCACAGTACATGTTCAGT aTTCCCCTAAAAACACAGCAGTGTCTGTGGCTCCCTCCAGCTCTGTGTTGGAGGGCAGTTCGGTGACTCTGATCTGCAGCAGTGATGCAAATCCAGCTGTGAACTACACCTGGTCCAGAGAGAGTGAAGGACAGCTGGAGCAGCTGCAGACTGGAGACACTCTTACCTTCAACAGGACCGACCCGACACACAGAAGCTGGTACCACTGTACAGCTCAGAACCAACATGGTGCCCAAAACTCATCAGTGAAGCTGGACATTCAGT ATGCACCTAAAATCTCTTCATCCTCCAGCTGTAACAGAACTAATgtaactgtgtgtttctgtgaggCTGATGGGAATCCCTCTCCTGAACTGGAGTGGCATCTGTCTGGACGTCCTGTCACTAACTCTTCAAACACGTTCATCAGTGAAGAGCGATTGAGCAGCACAGGCTTGAGGAGCTCCATCACTCTACAtcagtctctcacacacacatccactCTGCAGTGTGTCAGTAACAACACTCGAGGCACTGCAAGAAAACTGCTTCAGCTGCCTTCATCTGTTGAAC GTTTGAATCTTTTCTCTGTGCTGATTGGAGTTGCTGTCGTGACTTTGGTGGTCGTGATGTTGTGCGCcattatatatacatgtgtacG cttGTCCACTAAGCTGAAG GCTCAGAATGAGGCAGTCGACACATATGCTTCTCTTCAGCTCTCTGCTCCAGCCTCTGAATATGAGACTTTGAACATTAAGAGAGGtcacaaacacatctga